Genomic DNA from Gimesia aquarii:
GGTCCCCGCCGATTTATTATTAATGAGGTCGAGCAACTACGGGGAAACCTGGGATAATCCAGAAAAAGTCAAGCCCCCTTTGGCTAATTCGGAATTTGAAATGTGTAGCCCGATCACATTTTTAAAGGATGGTCGCTGGGTTTGGCCCACATCGCTGTGGCGTGACTGGGAGGGCAACTTGCCGCACGGCAACCGCATGGTGGCACTCGTTTCCCAAGATCGCGGCGTCAACTGGCAACATTATTTCGACGTGATGCATCATGAGAGGAATCATCAAACGTTCTGGGAATCTAAAATTGTAGAATTTCCCGATGGCCGTTTGCTGGCAATTGCCTGGTGCTATGATGAAGAATCAAAAAGCAATCTTCCCAATCAGTATTCCCTTAGTGACGATGGTGGCGCCACATGGTCGGCACCATCGTCAACGGAAATCTGCGGACAGACATTAACTCCTTATCTGTTAGATGATGGAAAAATTCTGAACATTTATCGTCGGCTTGATCAACCCGGGCTCTGGGCTTGCATGTCTCGTTTTAAAGAAGGACGATGGGAGAACCTCGATCAACAACCACTCTGGGGAAATAATTCCCAGGAAGGGAAAACGGCGACCGGTGAAAATATGTCGGAGAATTTTGCGGTACTCAAATTTGGAGCGCCCCATATTACTCGTCTGCCTGATGGTGACCTGTTTGTGACATTCTGGTGTTATGAGCAGTGCGTGAGTGTCATTCGCTGGTTTCGCTTTAGTATTGGTTAGAGCTCCTCTTGCAAAATCAACGTCTGATACGAACAGACTGAACTTTTCAAGAGCACTTGAAAAACCGGTAGCCTTTCAGTTGTATTAAGTCGCAAATGATTTCTTTGTAAATTCTTTAAGCGAATCGTACAAAACGCTAATTCTTCAAAAGCACTCCCTTTCTTCATTTTTGTATTGACAATATAGCAAACTACAATCATGATATATCATGATATATCTATATTTATTTAGAATCATAAATATGAATAGAAGGCGTTCAACTGATTTCATTCCGATTTTCTTTTCGCGTTGTGGGAGGCCCTAAACAATGTTGCGACGTAATTTTTTATCAAACACCATTCGTAGAGGTTTTACCTTAATCGAACTCTTAGTTGTGATCGCCATCATCGCCATTTTGATTGCCCTGCTCCTACCTGCCGTTCAGCAGGCTCGCGAATCAGCGCGCCGCAGTACCTGTAAGAACAATCTAAAGCAAATCGGGCTGGCGCTACACAACTACCATGATTCACACAGCATTTTTCCAGCCGGAAGAAGTTATACCGATAGTTCCTTTTCAGCGCCACAACTTTATGGATCTCATATGTGTTCCACGATGTTACTTCCCTTCCTGGATCAAGCACCACTTTATAATCAATTCAATTTTCAGTTAGCCTTCTATCAGGCACCCAACTCTGCCTTAACTC
This window encodes:
- a CDS encoding sialidase family protein, with protein sequence MRLNNLETGILFKNDKPHVKSIHAYFPSVVVLPDGALLGMYMLGEAFEATNAQVHLSRSYDQGRTWKYQGRLCPDTTDRITSMFGRVAINDDGELIANLIRFDRTDYPDQGLSNPETLGMVPADLLLMRSSNYGETWDNPEKVKPPLANSEFEMCSPITFLKDGRWVWPTSLWRDWEGNLPHGNRMVALVSQDRGVNWQHYFDVMHHERNHQTFWESKIVEFPDGRLLAIAWCYDEESKSNLPNQYSLSDDGGATWSAPSSTEICGQTLTPYLLDDGKILNIYRRLDQPGLWACMSRFKEGRWENLDQQPLWGNNSQEGKTATGENMSENFAVLKFGAPHITRLPDGDLFVTFWCYEQCVSVIRWFRFSIG